A window of Ipomoea triloba cultivar NCNSP0323 chromosome 2, ASM357664v1 contains these coding sequences:
- the LOC116010941 gene encoding uncharacterized protein LOC116010941, protein MAWLLDEGCRGVVEEAWQEGRDGGFLGCLHHCGEKLQRWGEDHFYKFGEKIKLLCKSQLLLRELRDPDSLAEFQRIEEQLARLEAQKDVFWKQRAKQHWLRGADVNTRFYHRYASARKKKNTLSRLKNDAGVWVEEEALKSVVLSYFTKIFQSSGSDSVEFFFSSITPRVTQRENEMLRRPFEYDEVKATLFSMFPDKAPGLDGMNPGFYQHYWDVLLANRMKSFLGGIISESQSAFIPGRLINDNILVAAEVGHFLNKKQTGLVGWGALKLDMAKAYDRMEWPFLRRMLEALGFADRWVDLIMLCVTTVTYNIMLNGAPGPNFGKYLGLPAFVGRSKKAAFSYIEDKIKQRIGSWNKKLLSQAGKEILLKTVAHAMPTFSMSVFLLPDTVCSSIERLMNRYWWGSRIERKIHWKAWDRLCVPKKFGGLGFKDLRAFNLAMLGKQAWCFLTEPQSFIARIYKARYYPRTSFMDASTGSCLSYCWRSIMAAHGLVSGGVRRRIGNGRSTLIWGSP, encoded by the exons ATGGCCTGGTTACTTGACGAAGGGTGTAGGGGAGTGGTGGAAGAGGCTTGGCAAGAGGGGAGGGACGGTGGTTTCCTAGGTTGCTTGCATCATTGTGGTGAAAAGCTACAAAGATGGGGTGAGGACCATTTTTACAAGTTTGGGGAGAAGATTAAGCTGCTCTGCAAATCACAGTTGCTATTAAGGGAGCTTAGAGATCCTGATTCTCTAGCTGAGTTTCAACGGATTGAAGAGCAGTTGGCTCGTCTAGAGGCCCAGAAAGATGTTTTTTGGAAACAGCGTGCTAAACAACATTGGCTACGAGGAGCTGATGTGAATACGAGGTTCTACCATAGGTATGCTTCTGcccgaaaaaagaaaaacactcTATCTAGACTGAAAAATGATGCTGGTGTGTGGGTTGAGGAAGAGGCTCTGAAGTCTGTTGTGTTGAGTTATTTTACCAAAATTTTCCAGTCTTCAGGGTCGGATTCGGTGGAGTTTTTCTTTAGTTCTATAACCCCTCGTGTTACGCAAAGGGAAAATGAGATGCTTCGGCGTCCCTTTGAGTATGACGAGGTAAAGGCGACCTTGTTTTCAATGTTCCCTGACAAGGCTCCCGGGCTTGATGGGATGAATCCAGGGTTTTACCAGCATTATTGGgatgtg CTTCTAGCGAATAGAATGAAGTCGTTTTTGGGTGGAATAATCTCAGAATCGCAGAGTGCTTTCATCCCTGGAAGGCTAATCAATGATAATATTCTTGTTGCTGCGGAGGTGGGTCATTTCCTAAATAAAAAGCAGACTGGTTTGGTTGGTTGGGGGGCCCTTAAACTTGACATGGCGAAGGCATATGACAGGATGGAGTGGCCGTTTCTACGTAGAATGTTGGAGGCACTGGGGTTTGCTGATCGGTGGGTGGATCTAATTATGCTTTGTGTAACTACGGTCACCTACAATATTATGCTGAATGGTGCTCCAG GCCCGAATTTTGGCAAATACCTCGGTTTGCCAGCATTTGTAGGGAGGAGTAAGAAGGCGGCTTTTTCTTACATTGAGGATAAGATCAAGCAACGGATTGGTTCGTGGAATAAGAAGTTACTTTCACAAGCAGGGAAGGAAATCCTCTTGAAAACAGTGGCTCATGCCATGCCTACTTTTTCTATGAGTGTCTTTCTACTACCTGACACTGTGTGTTCGTCAATTGAGAGGCTCATGAACCGTTATTGGTGGGGTTCTAGAATTGAAAGGAAAATTCATTGGAAAGCCTGGGATCGCTTGTGTGTACCCAAAAAGTTTGGAGGGTTAGGATTCAAGGATCTACGAGCATTCAATTTGGCTATGCTGGGCAAGCAGGCATGGTGTTTCTTAACTGAACCCCAATCGTTTATTGCTAGGATTTATAAGGCTAGGTATTACCCGAGGACTTCTTTTATGGATGCCTCCACAGGTAGTTGCCTCAGCTACTGCTGGCGTAGTATTATGGCTGCCCATGGACTTGTCTCTGGGGGTGTAAGGCGGAGGATTGGTAATGGAAGATCTACTTTAATCTGGGGTTCACCCTAG